One genomic region from Roseofilum reptotaenium CS-1145 encodes:
- a CDS encoding LCP family protein, translated as MSGLIDYSSRKDSWDRGSRVIQANQVLFWCYVIIITTLISATLGAIAALLVPKQLITMVQEEPQEQAPLVNLGYPFQYRLRRSMNLLIMGVDRGSSPGFRGRSDTILLLRIDPKTQTINLLSIPRDTQVQVPQLGERKINEVNFLGGPEVTIDAIEDLLKGIQIDRYIRIQRGALTELVDRLGGLEVYVPKPMSYIDYTQGLTIELLPGWQTLNGQQAEDFVRFRGDALGDIGRVQRQQLLLKAIQQRLKNPVVIPRLAQVLRTMEPYIDTNLSPEERIALMQFTLDMDNEALKMVMLPGSSQFSPFENTSYWIMDDDGRDRILREYFQQFWQGNVWDTPDYSVSMGRDPISLRIAIQNATTQPELANQVADYLESKGYYDLYFIPDWPHPLKTTQVVVQKGDIKGGEILLEELGIGTLEAMSTGDLSSDLTLRIGEDWLSEFPPNP; from the coding sequence TTGTCTGGACTGATTGACTATTCTTCTCGCAAAGATTCATGGGATCGTGGCTCTAGGGTAATCCAAGCCAATCAGGTGTTATTCTGGTGTTATGTGATTATTATCACCACACTGATTTCCGCCACATTGGGGGCGATCGCCGCTTTGCTAGTCCCCAAACAACTGATTACAATGGTGCAAGAGGAACCCCAAGAGCAAGCGCCTCTGGTGAATTTGGGGTATCCTTTTCAATATCGTCTCAGGCGATCGATGAATCTGTTGATCATGGGAGTTGATCGCGGATCGAGTCCTGGTTTTAGGGGTCGCAGCGATACGATCTTGCTCTTGCGTATTGATCCCAAAACCCAAACCATTAACCTGCTCTCCATTCCCAGGGATACCCAAGTGCAAGTTCCCCAACTGGGAGAGCGCAAAATCAATGAAGTCAACTTTTTAGGCGGTCCAGAGGTCACTATTGATGCAATTGAAGACCTGCTTAAGGGAATTCAGATCGATCGCTACATTCGCATTCAAAGAGGAGCTTTAACTGAATTAGTCGATCGCCTGGGAGGACTAGAGGTTTATGTTCCTAAGCCCATGTCCTACATCGATTATACCCAGGGCTTAACCATTGAACTCCTTCCTGGATGGCAAACCCTCAATGGTCAGCAAGCAGAGGATTTTGTCCGTTTTCGGGGGGATGCACTCGGTGATATTGGTCGGGTGCAACGTCAACAATTACTCCTCAAAGCCATCCAGCAACGCCTCAAAAATCCCGTAGTCATTCCCCGGCTTGCACAAGTGCTGAGAACAATGGAACCCTATATCGATACCAACTTGAGTCCAGAAGAAAGAATTGCCCTGATGCAGTTTACCCTGGATATGGACAACGAGGCTCTGAAAATGGTCATGCTCCCCGGTTCTTCCCAATTCTCGCCTTTCGAGAATACCAGTTATTGGATTATGGACGACGATGGCCGCGATCGCATTCTCCGAGAATATTTCCAGCAATTTTGGCAGGGAAATGTTTGGGATACTCCCGATTATAGTGTTTCCATGGGGCGAGACCCCATATCTCTCAGAATTGCCATTCAAAATGCCACTACTCAACCTGAATTAGCCAATCAGGTTGCCGATTATTTAGAATCGAAAGGCTATTATGACCTCTATTTCATTCCTGATTGGCCTCACCCCCTAAAAACCACTCAAGTTGTTGTCCAAAAAGGAGATATTAAAGGCGGAGAAATCCTATTAGAAGAGTTGGGAATTGGCACGCTAGAAGCCATGTCTAC